A DNA window from Roseovarius sp. Pro17 contains the following coding sequences:
- a CDS encoding ATP-dependent helicase, whose amino-acid sequence MNSFDESDAFEGASLSARAMAARPARYLDDLNPEQRLAVETMDGPVLMLAGAGTGKTKALTTRIVHLLNTGRAQPNEVLAVTFTNKAAREMKTRVGALLGQSIEGMPWLGTFHSICVKLLRRHAELIGVEGEGREPTLKSNFTILDTDDQLRLLKQLVRAAGIDDKRWPARQLAGVIDHWKNRAWTPDKVPAAEAGAYNGKAVALYEQYQRRLIELNAVDFGDLLLHVVGIFQTHDDILRKYQSWFRYILVDEYQDTNVAQYLWLRLLAGGHKNICCVGDDDQSIYGWRGAEVGNILRFEKDFPGAHVVRLEQNYRSTPHILAAASGVIAGNKGRLGKELWTDVEEGEKVRLIGHWDGDEEARWIGEEIEAMIDGSSSFAIHRRNPRSKTITQEFERLAKKDALGGVKTPDELYERFRLQNSPLREYKTRKLMLDLSDRINNNEPLDPAFHYFSHEEIVILVRASHQMRAFEDRFLTIGLPYRVIGGPRFYERLEIRDAMAYFRCVTSPSDDLAFERIVNTPKRGLGDKAQQKIQVIARENGVPLIEGARILLEEKGLGGKGAKELATLLDGLARWGRMTGDAGVSHIELAGIILDESGYTEMWQNDKTPEAPGRLENLKELVKALENFENLTGFLEHVSLIMDNESDNEGEKVSIMTLHASKGLEFPAVFLPGWEDGLFPSQRSMDESGLKGVEEERRLAYVGITRAEEVCTISFAGNRRVFGQWQSSLPSRFIDELPEDHVDVLTPPGLYGGGYGAAGTGGDLQNSIDAKVADANVYNSPGWKRMQSRASQRPTVQPRESTSPVIDMAATSSHTVGDRVFHQKFGYGEIIGIEGDKLEIAFDKAGTKKVVARFVTSPDDVPF is encoded by the coding sequence ATGAATAGCTTTGACGAATCCGACGCCTTTGAGGGCGCATCGCTGTCCGCGCGCGCAATGGCCGCGCGACCGGCGCGGTATCTGGACGACCTGAACCCCGAACAACGCCTTGCCGTGGAAACGATGGACGGCCCCGTCCTGATGCTGGCCGGGGCGGGAACTGGCAAGACCAAGGCACTGACAACGCGTATCGTGCATTTATTGAATACGGGCCGCGCCCAGCCGAACGAGGTGCTGGCCGTCACCTTTACCAACAAGGCCGCGCGCGAGATGAAGACCCGCGTTGGCGCGCTGCTGGGACAGTCGATTGAGGGGATGCCGTGGCTGGGCACCTTCCACTCGATCTGCGTCAAGCTGCTGCGCCGCCATGCCGAGCTGATTGGCGTCGAGGGGGAAGGCCGTGAGCCAACGCTGAAATCGAACTTTACCATTCTGGACACCGACGACCAGTTGCGCCTGCTGAAACAGCTGGTGCGGGCGGCCGGTATCGACGACAAACGCTGGCCCGCGCGCCAACTGGCCGGCGTTATCGATCACTGGAAAAACCGAGCTTGGACGCCCGATAAGGTGCCCGCCGCCGAGGCTGGAGCCTACAACGGCAAGGCGGTCGCGCTTTATGAACAATACCAGCGCCGCCTGATCGAGCTGAACGCCGTCGATTTCGGCGATCTGCTGCTGCATGTCGTCGGCATATTTCAGACCCATGACGATATCTTACGAAAATATCAGAGCTGGTTTCGCTACATTCTGGTGGACGAGTATCAGGACACCAACGTCGCACAATACCTCTGGCTGCGCCTGCTGGCGGGTGGTCATAAAAACATCTGCTGCGTCGGCGATGACGATCAGTCGATCTATGGCTGGCGAGGGGCCGAAGTGGGCAATATCCTGCGGTTCGAAAAGGATTTTCCCGGCGCGCATGTGGTCCGGCTGGAACAGAATTACCGCTCGACCCCTCATATCCTCGCGGCTGCATCCGGCGTGATCGCGGGCAACAAGGGGCGTCTGGGCAAGGAGCTGTGGACCGATGTAGAGGAGGGCGAAAAAGTTCGCCTGATCGGTCATTGGGACGGCGACGAAGAGGCACGATGGATCGGCGAGGAAATCGAGGCGATGATTGATGGAAGTTCGAGCTTTGCCATTCACAGACGGAACCCGCGTTCAAAAACAATTACCCAAGAGTTTGAACGACTGGCAAAAAAGGATGCGCTAGGAGGTGTAAAAACACCTGACGAACTCTACGAGAGGTTTCGACTGCAAAATAGTCCTTTACGTGAATATAAGACCCGCAAGTTGATGTTAGATCTATCAGATCGCATCAACAACAATGAACCTCTTGATCCTGCGTTTCATTATTTTAGCCATGAAGAAATCGTCATCCTCGTGCGTGCCTCGCACCAGATGCGCGCCTTCGAGGACCGTTTCCTGACCATCGGCCTGCCATACCGCGTCATCGGTGGCCCACGTTTCTACGAGCGGCTCGAGATCCGCGATGCCATGGCTTATTTCCGCTGCGTCACCAGCCCCAGCGACGATCTGGCGTTCGAGCGGATCGTGAACACGCCCAAGCGCGGGCTGGGCGACAAGGCGCAACAGAAAATCCAGGTGATTGCGCGCGAAAACGGCGTGCCGCTGATCGAGGGCGCGCGTATCCTGCTGGAGGAAAAGGGCCTTGGCGGCAAGGGGGCCAAGGAGCTTGCGACGCTGCTGGACGGCCTTGCCCGCTGGGGACGAATGACAGGTGACGCCGGGGTCAGCCATATAGAACTGGCCGGAATCATCCTAGACGAATCCGGCTACACCGAGATGTGGCAAAACGACAAGACCCCTGAGGCGCCGGGGCGGTTGGAGAACCTCAAGGAACTGGTCAAAGCGCTTGAAAACTTCGAAAACCTCACCGGGTTTCTCGAACATGTCAGCCTCATCATGGACAACGAGAGCGACAATGAGGGCGAGAAAGTCAGCATCATGACGCTCCATGCCTCCAAGGGTCTGGAATTTCCCGCCGTGTTCCTGCCGGGATGGGAGGATGGTCTGTTCCCCTCGCAACGCTCAATGGACGAGAGCGGCCTCAAGGGCGTCGAAGAGGAACGCCGCCTTGCCTATGTCGGCATCACCCGCGCCGAAGAGGTTTGCACGATCTCTTTTGCTGGCAACCGCCGCGTTTTCGGCCAGTGGCAATCGTCGCTGCCGTCCCGCTTTATCGACGAACTGCCCGAGGATCACGTTGATGTGCTGACGCCGCCGGGCCTTTATGGCGGCGGATATGGCGCGGCGGGAACGGGCGGCGACTTGCAGAACAGCATTGATGCCAAAGTGGCTGACGCGAACGTCTACAACTCCCCCGGTTGGAAACGCATGCAATCGCGCGCCAGCCAGCGCCCAACTGTCCAGCCGCGCGAATCGACATCGCCCGTGATCGACATGGCTGCCACCTCGTCCCATACTGTGGGCGACCGGGTGTTCCACCAGAAGTTCGGCTATGGCGAAATCATCGGAATCGAAGGTGATAAGCTGGAAATCGCCTTTGACAAGGCCGGCACCAAAAAGGTCGTCGCGCGCTTTGTCACCAGCCCGGACGACGTGCCGTTTTAG
- a CDS encoding metal ABC transporter permease yields the protein MILDDFMTRAALAGIGTALAAAPLGCFVVWRRMAYFGDATAHAAILGVALSLALSLPIFVGALVVALAMATLVTALSARGRAMDTVLGVLAHSALAFGLVGVSFLDGVRIDVMAFLFGDILSVSRGDLGVIWGGAALVLALVGWRWSALLTATLDPDLARAAGIDPKREELILTVALAIVVAVAIKVVGALLITALLIIPAATARPFSRTPEGMAVAATILAMVAAWAGLRASYSLDTPTGPTIVCVSAVMFALSNIAARIQRG from the coding sequence ATGATCCTCGACGATTTCATGACACGCGCCGCATTGGCCGGGATCGGCACGGCGTTGGCCGCCGCGCCGCTGGGCTGTTTTGTGGTGTGGCGACGCATGGCCTATTTTGGCGATGCGACCGCCCATGCCGCGATCCTCGGCGTCGCGTTGTCGCTGGCGCTGTCGCTGCCGATATTTGTCGGGGCGCTGGTGGTGGCGCTGGCGATGGCAACGCTGGTCACGGCCCTGTCGGCACGCGGACGGGCGATGGACACGGTGCTGGGCGTTCTGGCGCATTCGGCGCTGGCCTTTGGGCTGGTGGGCGTGTCGTTTCTGGACGGGGTGCGCATTGACGTCATGGCATTTCTCTTTGGCGATATCCTGTCGGTGTCGCGCGGCGATTTGGGCGTGATTTGGGGCGGCGCGGCGCTGGTGCTGGCCCTCGTCGGCTGGCGTTGGTCGGCGCTGCTGACCGCCACCCTTGATCCCGACCTCGCCCGCGCCGCCGGGATCGACCCAAAGCGCGAAGAACTCATCCTTACGGTCGCTCTCGCCATAGTGGTCGCCGTGGCGATCAAAGTGGTCGGCGCGCTGCTGATCACGGCGTTGTTGATCATTCCCGCCGCGACCGCCCGCCCGTTTTCGCGCACGCCCGAGGGCATGGCTGTAGCGGCAACCATCCTCGCAATGGTGGCGGCGTGGGCCGGGTTGCGTGCGTCCTATTCATTGGACACGCCGACCGGCCCGACCATCGTCTGCGTCAGCGCGGTGATGTTCGCTCTCTCAAACATCGCGGCCCGCATTCAGCGCGGATAA
- the purM gene encoding phosphoribosylformylglycinamidine cyclo-ligase translates to MTDPKTGVSYADAGVDIDAGNALVERIKPAAKRTARPGIMSGLGGFGALFDLKAAGYHDPVLVAATDGVGTKLRIAIDTGNVDGVGIDLVAMCVNDLVCQGAEPLFFLDYFATGKLEMDQAARIIEGIAEGCVRSGAALIGGETAEMPGMYPAGDFDLAGFAVGAMERGGALPDGVQEGDVLLGLASDGVHSNGYSLVRKLVEMSDLGWDADCPWQDGAQDGTLGAALLTPTRLYVKSALAAIRAGGVHALAHITGGGLTENLPRVLPEGLGADVDLGAWDLPGVFGWLRQTGGMDEAELLKTFNCGVGMIVCVDASRADALTELFTEAGETVHRLGHVTQGAGVRYSGALA, encoded by the coding sequence ATGACCGATCCCAAGACTGGTGTGAGCTACGCCGACGCAGGCGTCGATATCGATGCAGGCAACGCGCTGGTCGAGCGGATCAAGCCTGCGGCGAAACGCACGGCGCGTCCGGGCATCATGTCCGGACTTGGTGGGTTTGGCGCGCTTTTCGACCTCAAGGCGGCCGGCTATCACGATCCGGTGCTCGTTGCGGCGACAGACGGCGTCGGCACCAAGCTGCGCATCGCCATCGACACGGGCAACGTGGACGGCGTGGGGATTGATCTGGTCGCCATGTGCGTTAATGATCTCGTCTGCCAAGGGGCTGAGCCACTGTTTTTCCTCGATTATTTCGCCACCGGCAAGCTGGAGATGGATCAAGCGGCCCGCATCATCGAGGGTATCGCCGAGGGCTGTGTGCGCTCGGGCGCGGCGCTGATCGGTGGCGAGACGGCGGAAATGCCGGGCATGTATCCGGCGGGCGATTTCGATCTGGCAGGCTTTGCCGTCGGCGCGATGGAGCGGGGCGGGGCGCTGCCTGATGGCGTGCAAGAAGGTGACGTGCTGCTGGGCCTCGCCAGCGATGGCGTGCATTCCAACGGGTATTCGCTGGTGCGCAAGCTGGTCGAAATGTCGGACTTGGGCTGGGACGCCGATTGCCCTTGGCAGGACGGCGCGCAGGATGGCACTTTGGGTGCGGCGTTGCTGACGCCGACGCGCCTCTATGTGAAATCGGCGCTGGCAGCGATCCGCGCGGGTGGCGTGCATGCGCTGGCCCATATCACCGGCGGTGGACTCACGGAAAATCTGCCGCGCGTGCTGCCCGAGGGGCTGGGCGCTGATGTCGACCTTGGCGCGTGGGACCTGCCCGGCGTCTTTGGCTGGCTGCGCCAAACGGGCGGCATGGATGAGGCCGAGCTGCTGAAAACCTTCAACTGTGGCGTCGGCATGATCGTCTGCGTCGACGCCTCGCGCGCCGATGCGCTGACCGAATTGTTCACAGAGGCGGGCGAGACGGTGCATCGCCTTGGCCATGTCACGCAAGGTGCTGGCGTCCGCTATAGCGGCGCTCTGGCGTGA
- a CDS encoding cell division protein ZapA — protein sequence MPEVDIEIGGRTFQVSCQQGEEHFLHSAAKMLDDEASVLSAQIGRIPEPRMLLMAGLMLADKTAGLQDKLREMEDKLSEREAELSGLRDAPAPAPERVEVPVVPASVTDTLAEIAARAEALAETIDGKKAG from the coding sequence ATGCCCGAAGTTGATATCGAAATCGGTGGCCGCACCTTTCAAGTCTCGTGCCAGCAGGGCGAAGAGCATTTTCTGCATTCCGCCGCCAAGATGCTGGATGACGAGGCCTCGGTTCTGTCCGCGCAGATTGGCCGCATCCCCGAGCCACGGATGCTGCTGATGGCTGGCTTGATGCTGGCCGACAAGACTGCCGGTTTGCAGGACAAGCTACGCGAGATGGAGGACAAGCTGTCCGAGCGCGAAGCCGAACTGTCGGGCCTTCGCGACGCGCCCGCGCCCGCGCCTGAGCGGGTCGAGGTGCCGGTAGTACCTGCCTCGGTCACCGACACGCTGGCCGAAATCGCCGCCCGTGCCGAGGCGCTGGCCGAAACTATTGATGGCAAGAAGGCGGGATAA
- a CDS encoding transcriptional repressor, which produces MPIRAFNTHDHQGCIKAGLAAAERHCAENGLHFTPVRRRVLEILLSEHKAQGAYDILNVLSAEGLGSQPPVAYRALDFLVTHGFAHRIERLNAFIACSHAEGQHAPAFLICRTCKRVVEAETDPNASELARAARRAGFVIERTVREAEGLCPGCIEGPATSGEASA; this is translated from the coding sequence ATGCCGATCAGAGCGTTCAACACACATGATCACCAAGGCTGCATCAAAGCGGGCCTCGCCGCAGCCGAGCGTCATTGCGCCGAAAACGGTCTGCATTTCACTCCGGTCCGTCGCCGAGTATTGGAGATTCTGCTGAGCGAACATAAGGCCCAAGGTGCCTACGACATCCTGAATGTGTTAAGCGCCGAGGGGCTGGGATCGCAGCCGCCCGTCGCCTATCGCGCGCTCGATTTTCTGGTCACGCATGGCTTTGCTCACAGGATCGAGCGGTTAAATGCGTTCATCGCCTGCTCGCATGCCGAGGGGCAGCATGCGCCCGCCTTCCTGATCTGCCGCACCTGCAAGCGCGTCGTCGAAGCCGAAACCGATCCCAACGCAAGCGAACTGGCGCGCGCGGCGCGGCGCGCCGGTTTCGTCATTGAGCGCACAGTGCGCGAGGCCGAGGGGCTCTGTCCCGGCTGCATTGAAGGGCCGGCTACCTCAGGCGAGGCGTCCGCGTGA
- a CDS encoding zinc ABC transporter substrate-binding protein has translation MSIRDVILAAILLSSTCVASAKADVPNVATDIAPVHSLVAQVMEGLGAPGQVVRPGASPHGYAMRPSEARILQEADVVFWIGPQLTPWLGGAIANLAPQAPVTALLDARGTTLLEFRTGVQFAADDHEHEHESGRGDQESAQYDPHAWLDPQNASVWLGVIADELGRIDPENAETYAANAKASQLRIAAAEAEIGEILAPAKALQFVVFHDAYHYFESRFGLSAAAAIAAGDASDPGPARIEEVRQTMHDLNVACVFSEPEFNPAFVATVIEGTSAKAGLIDPLGAGIEAGPGFYSALLRSVADELVKCVD, from the coding sequence ATGTCCATCCGCGACGTTATTCTTGCCGCCATTCTGCTGTCATCGACATGCGTCGCCTCGGCCAAGGCGGACGTGCCGAATGTCGCCACCGACATCGCGCCGGTCCACTCGCTGGTCGCGCAGGTGATGGAGGGGTTGGGGGCGCCGGGGCAGGTGGTGCGGCCCGGCGCGTCGCCCCACGGCTACGCCATGCGACCATCCGAGGCACGCATTCTGCAAGAGGCAGATGTGGTTTTTTGGATTGGGCCTCAGCTGACGCCGTGGTTGGGGGGCGCGATAGCCAATCTGGCCCCGCAGGCCCCTGTGACTGCACTGCTGGACGCACGGGGAACTACGCTGCTGGAATTTCGCACTGGCGTACAGTTTGCGGCAGATGATCATGAGCATGAGCATGAGAGCGGGCGTGGGGATCAAGAGAGCGCGCAATACGATCCGCACGCATGGCTCGATCCGCAGAACGCCAGCGTCTGGCTGGGCGTAATCGCGGATGAACTCGGCCGCATTGATCCTGAAAACGCCGAGACCTACGCAGCAAATGCTAAGGCAAGTCAGTTGAGGATTGCGGCGGCAGAGGCTGAGATCGGCGAAATCCTTGCCCCGGCGAAGGCCCTGCAATTCGTTGTCTTTCACGATGCCTATCATTATTTCGAGAGCCGTTTTGGTCTGAGCGCGGCCGCTGCTATCGCGGCTGGCGACGCATCCGACCCTGGTCCTGCGCGGATCGAAGAGGTTCGCCAAACGATGCATGATCTGAATGTCGCCTGCGTCTTTTCCGAGCCAGAGTTCAACCCGGCGTTTGTCGCCACCGTCATCGAAGGGACCAGCGCCAAGGCGGGCCTGATTGATCCATTGGGTGCAGGGATCGAGGCAGGACCCGGCTTTTACAGCGCGCTATTGCGCTCGGTCGCTGACGAGTTGGTGAAATGTGTGGATTAG
- a CDS encoding metal ABC transporter ATP-binding protein, producing the protein MTVPLIEARGLSVRYGGTTVLENVDFSIAPGEIVTIVGPNGSGKSTLLRALLGGARPNAGQITRRADLRLGYVPQRLVLDAALPITVARFLGLPRRVTRTEAREALERAGVPDIGDRPMADLSGGQFQRVLLARALLGRPNLLMLDEGAAGLDQPGAASFYRRIEDVRRETGCAVLMVSHDLHVVMSASDRVICLNGHICCEGTPEVVAEAPVYRALFGEGTQGALALYRHHHDHVHGDDCGHDHNNDKAETRQ; encoded by the coding sequence GTGACGGTTCCGCTGATTGAGGCCCGTGGCCTGAGCGTTCGGTATGGTGGCACCACCGTGTTGGAAAATGTCGATTTTAGCATCGCACCGGGCGAAATCGTGACCATCGTCGGCCCGAATGGATCGGGCAAATCGACGCTGCTGCGCGCGCTGTTGGGTGGCGCGCGCCCCAATGCGGGACAGATAACCCGCCGGGCGGATCTGCGTCTTGGGTATGTGCCACAGCGGCTGGTGCTGGACGCCGCGCTACCGATCACCGTGGCGCGCTTTCTGGGTTTGCCCCGACGTGTGACGCGCACTGAGGCCCGCGAGGCGCTGGAGCGCGCAGGCGTGCCCGATATTGGCGACCGCCCAATGGCGGATCTGTCGGGCGGTCAGTTTCAGCGCGTGTTACTGGCGCGTGCGCTGCTGGGGCGGCCTAATCTTTTGATGCTCGACGAAGGCGCGGCAGGGCTGGATCAGCCCGGTGCCGCCTCATTTTATCGCCGGATCGAGGATGTGCGCCGCGAGACCGGCTGCGCCGTGCTGATGGTCAGCCACGATTTGCACGTGGTGATGAGCGCGTCTGACCGCGTGATCTGCCTCAACGGTCATATCTGCTGCGAAGGCACGCCCGAAGTGGTGGCCGAGGCGCCCGTCTATCGCGCCCTCTTTGGCGAGGGCACGCAAGGCGCGCTGGCCCTATATCGCCACCATCACGACCACGTCCATGGCGACGATTGCGGGCATGATCACAACAACGATAAAGCCGAGACACGCCAATGA